In Fusarium oxysporum f. sp. lycopersici 4287 chromosome 6, whole genome shotgun sequence, a single window of DNA contains:
- a CDS encoding phosphoenolpyruvate synthase encodes MNDDWTAEPLVLNFEHLARSDVGLVGGKNSSLGEMIRALGPKGIPVPPGFATSSYAYWHYVDANNIRGKVDELVNEWQAGQQTLAEAGHAIRNLFLRGTWPADTAEAILSGYQDLCDKAQVDNLSVAVRSSATAEDLPDASFAGQQETYLNIQGREALLDACRRCYASLFTDRAISYRQIKEFSHASVALSIGVQQMVRSDIGGSGVMFSIDTESGFDKVVLINAAWGLGENVVQGTVNPDEYQSFKPLLSNKNISPILSKKLGDKSIKMVYGDKCRPTRNVPTSRAEQAAYVLEDEEILQLSRWACLIEEHYGCPMDMEWARDGSSGKLFIVQARPETVQSRRDTAAFKTYKVGERGHTLTTGLSIGDKAVAGRICLLNTVSDMDKFIDGSILVTEATDPDWVPVMKRAAAIITDQGGRTSHAAIVSRELGIPAVVGTGNATYVLHTGQDVTVSCAEGDSGLVYDGISEITTQMVYISELPSVRTKIMLNLANPAAAYRWWRLPVDGIGLARMEFVVSNSIQVHPMALIHFEHLKDGEAKREIGKLTAGYASKPDYFVDKLASGLATLCSAVYPKPVIIRTSDFKTNEYARLIGGAEFELKEENPMIGFRGASRYYSPRYKEGFALECRAIKRVREEIGLTNAIVMIPFCRTIKEARKVLDVMEENGLKRGENGLKVYVMCEIPSNVILASSFAEHFDGFSIGSNDLAQLTLGVDRDSGELASLFNEQDEAVKWMIARAIEVARREGCKIGLCGEAPSNHPEFAKFLVEAGIDSISVSPDSFVQVMKHVVASEQGL; translated from the coding sequence ATGAATGATGATTGGACTGCTGAACCTCTGGTTCTCAACTTTGAGCATCTGGCTCGAAGTGATGTTGGCCTAGTCGGCGGCAAGAATTCCTCCTTGGGCGAAATGATTCGAGCCCTCGGACCCAAAGGGATTCCAGTGCCACCAGGTTTCGCGACATCCTCCTATGCCTACTGGCACTACGTCGATGCCAATAACATCCGCGGCAAAGTCGATGAATTGGTCAATGAATGGCAAGCTGGTCAACAGACACTCGCCGAGGCAGGCCATGCCATACGTAACTTGTTCCTACGTGGGACATGGCCAGCTGATACTGCAGAGGCCATCTTGTCAGGCTATCAAGACCTCTGTGATAAAGCTCAGGTTGATAATCTGAGTGTTGCAGTACGATCTAGCGCAACAGCTGAAGATCTTCCTGATGCGAGCTTCGCTGGACAGCAGGAGACGTACCTGAACATTCAAGGTAGAGAAGCACTGCTAGATGCCTGTCGACGATGCTACGCTTCACTCTTCACAGATCGAGCCATCAGCTATCGCCAAATCAAGGAGTTCAGCCATGCAAGCGTGGCTCTTTCCATTGGAGTACAACAGATGGTTCGCTCTGATATCGGTGGTTCGGGTGTCATGTTCTCTATAGATACCGAGAGCGGATTCGACAAAGTTGTTCTCATCAATGCTGCTTGGGGTCTTGGCGAGAACGTTGTTCAGGGCACGGTCAATCCGGATGAATACCAATCTTTCAAGCCTCTCTTGTCCAACAAGAATATTTCACCAATTCTAAGCAAGAAACTTGGCGATAAGTCAATCAAAATGGTTTATGGGGATAAGTGCAGACCTACACGTAATGTCCCCACGTCCAGGGCTGAGCAAGCCGCTTATGTtctcgaggatgaagaaatTCTCCAGCTGTCACGATGGGCATGTCTCATTGAAGAGCATTATGGTTGCCCGATGGATATGGAGTGGGCCAGGGATGGCTCTTCGGGAAAGCTTTTCATCGTCCAGGCCAGACCCGAGACTGTGCAGTCTCGTCGTGACACAGCTGCCTTTAAAACCTACAAGGTTGGTGAACGTGGCCATACATTGACCACTGGACTATCCATTGGTGATAAAGCAGTTGCTGGGCGTATCTGCCTGCTCAATACGGTCTCGGACATGGATAAGTTTATCGATGGATCTATTTTGGTCACCGAGGCTACAGATCCTGACTGGGTGCCTGTCATGAAGCGCGCCGCCGCTATCATCACCGACCAAGGTGGACGTACTTCTCATGCCGCCATTGTCAGTCGCGAACTAGGTATTCCAGCAGTCGTGGGTACAGGAAATGCCACCTACGTTCTGCACACCGGTCAGGATGTCACTGTATCGTGTGCAGAAGGTGATTCAGGTCTTGTCTATGATGGAATCTCGGAGATCACCACCCAGATGGTTTACATATCTGAACTCCCTTCGGTCCGAACAAAGATCATGCTGAATCTGGCCAACCCTGCAGCTGCATACCGCTGGTGGAGACTCCCAGTCGATGGCATCGGACTTGCTCGTATGGAATTTGTTGTCAGCAATTCTATTCAAGTCCACCCTATGGCTCTTATTCACTTCGAACATCTCAAGGATGGAGAAGCCAAGAGAGAAATTGGCAAGTTGACGGCAGGCTATGCCTCCAAGCCTGATTACTTTGTTGACAAGTTGGCTTCCGGCCTGGCAACTCTTTGTTCCGCTGTCTACCCTAAACCAGTCATCATCAGGACGAGCGATTTCAAGACCAACGAGTATGCTCGTCTGATAGGTGGTGCTGAGTTTGAACTGAAAGAAGAGAATCCCATGATTGGATTTCGCGGGGCCTCGCGCTATTACTCACCTCGATACAAAGAGGGTTTCGCTCTGGAATGCCGGGCTATCAAGAGGGTACGAGAGGAAATAGGTCTCACCAATGCCATCGTCATGATACCTTTCTGCCGAACAATCAAAGAAGCCCGAAAGGTGCTAGACGTTATGGAGGAGAACGGTCTAAAGCGAGGAGAGAATGGTCTCAAGGTCTATGTCATGTGCGAGATTCCATCCAATGTTATTCTGGCCTCGAGCTTCGCTGAACACTTTGACGGTTTTTCCATTGGGTCTAATGACCTGGCACAGCTTACGCTCGGAGTAGACCGGGACTCTGGAGAGTTGGCGAGTTTGTTCAACGAGCAGGATGAGGCTGTTAAGTGGATGATCGCCAGAGCTATTGAAGTGGCTCGTCGGGAGGGATGCAAGATTGGGCTTTGCGGTGAGGCACCGAGCAATCATCCTGAGTTTGCTAAGTTCTTGGTTGAGGCAGGAATCGATTCCATCTCTGTTAGCCCAGATAGCTTTGTTCAGGTTATGAAGCACGTGGTGGCTAGTGAACAGGGCTTGTAA
- a CDS encoding pyruvate decarboxylase, with translation MSPFTVGDYLAERLVQIGIRHHFIVPGDYNLILRDKLEAHPSLTEIGCTNELNCSLAAEGYARANGIGVCIVTYSVGAFSTFNGIGSAYAERLPLILVSGAPNTNDVGQHLLHHTLSEYDTTYQLEMARKITCFAARVRQALNAPGIIDTGIRAALTQKKPVYIEVPVNLAGETCLRPGPITSLLTSAPCNQHALDVAVSKSCELIGTKHRCIILVGPLVRRAKAQDALLQLAEAIGCAVVIQPAAKGSFPEDHAQFAGMFWGQVSTLAADAIVNWADLLICIGTVFTDYSTVGWTALPSVPQLVVDMNNITVASKLYCSLIEMHDFLSRLAATVGWNDTTMIEYNRLRPDPSLGKPSRCPEKLTRKEIARQTQALLSLNPDTTVFADTGDSWFNGLKLSLPFGAEFEIEMQWGHPGWSIPASFGYTLARPQRQIIVMVGDGAFQMTAQEVSQMVRYRVPIIILLMNNRGYTIEVEIHDGLYNRVQNWDYGHLVEAFSCEDEGKIALGLEARTSEELSNGLERAVAHTDGPTLINFSIIEGAASYGFAIHQQHLSICDGSGRLGPAEVFNAELTGALEGLKAALNPPGSAARDIVVCLDNLAAATCLRGSPSDSSQAVLVEFRAIAASHGATQKRWIPGHTDIPGNEQADKLAKVASSLPEPEGAQPTLAYLRKVARQKPKEAFET, from the exons ATGTCGCCCTTCACCGTTGGTGATTATCTTGCTGAGAGGCTTGTCCAGATCGGAATCCGTCATCATTTCATTGTCCCAGGGGACTACAACCTAATTCTCCGCGACAAGCTTGAGGCTCATCCGTCCCTGACTGAAATAGGCTGCACGAATGAGCTCAACTGCTCTCTCGCCGCTGAAGGCTATGCTCGCGCGAATGGCATTGGTGTCTGTATCGTGACGTACAGCGTCGGCGCTTTCTCTACCTTCAATGGAATCGGCAGTGCCTACGCTGAGAGACTTCCTCTTATCCTTGTTAGTGGAGCGCCTAATACCAACGATGTGGGCCAGCACCTACTCCATCACACTCTTAGTGAATATGACACGACATATCAGCTTGAGATGGCCAGAAAGATCACTTGTTTCGCGGCTCGTGTGCGTCAGGCATTGAACGCTCCTGGGATTATCGATACAGGTATCCGAGCTGCCCTCACACAAAAGAAACCAGTTTACATAGAGGTTCCAGTTAACCTTGCGGGCGAGACCTGTCTTCGTCCTGGACCTATAACCTCGCTTCTTACATCAGCTCCATGCAACCAACACGCACTCGATGTTGCTGTATCCAAATCGTGCGAGCTTATTGGTACCAAACACAGGTGCATTATCCTTGTTGGGCCCCTGGTACGTAGGGCCAAAGCTCAGGATGCTCTCCTTCAATTGGCAGAGGCGATCGGATGTGCTGTCGTCATCCAACCAGCTGCCAAGGGCTCATTTCCTGAAGATCATGCACAGTTTGCTGGCATGTTTTGGGGTCAGGTCAGCACCCTAGCGGCTGACGCTATCGTCAATTGGGCTGATCTGCTCATTTGCATTGGCACTGTCTTCACCGACTACAGTACTGTTGGTTGGACAGCTTTACCAAGTGTCCCGcagcttgttgttgatatgaACAATATAACAGTGGCTTCCAAGCTCTACTGCAGCCTTATTGAAATGCACGACTTTCTGTCGAGACTAGCTGCGACAGTTGGCTGGAATGATACTACCATGATTGAGTATAACAGGTTACGTCCTGATCCATCTCTGGGAAAACCCTCGCGTTGTCCTGAGAAGTTAACGAGAAAGGAGATTGCTCGACAAACGCAAGCCCTGCTGTCACTTAACCCTGATACTACGGTGTTTGCGGACACTGGTGACTCATGGTTTAACGGACTGAAGTTGAGTCTTCCATTTGGAGCTGAATTTGAGATTGAAATGCAATGGGGCCATCCTGGATGGTCTATTCCCGCATCATTCGGTTACACCCTTGCAAGGCCGCAACGACAGATTATCGTCATGGTTGGAGACGGTGCCTTCCAGATGACAGCCCAGGAAGTATCTCAAATGGTAAGATACAGAGTGCCTATCATTATACTCCTCATGAATAACCGAGGCTACACTATCGAGGTGGAAATTCACGATGGACTATATAATCGAGTTCAGAACTGGGATTATGGTCATTTAGTCGAGGCGTTTAGttgtgaggatgaaggaaAGATCGCGCTTGGTCTTGAAGCTCGCACTTCTGAGGAACTTTCGAATGGTTTGGAACGAGCCGTTGCGCATACTGATGGTCCAACGCTCATTAATT TCTCTATCATCGAGGGAGCAGCCAGCTATGGCTTCGCCATTCACCAGCAGCATCTCTCCATCTGCGACGGCTCGGGCCGTCTTGGACCTGCCGAGGTCTTTAATGCTGAACTTACAGGAGCACTGGAGGGCCTTAAGGCCGCTCTCAACCCCCCAGGATCGGCAGCACGGGACATTGTAGTCTGTCTAGACAACCTGGCAGCCGCCACATGCCTACGGGGCTCACCGTCTGATTCTTCACAAGCAGTCCTTGTCGAGTTCCGGGCGATAGCTGCATCGCACGGAGCTACACAAAAGCGCTGGATACCTGGACACACGGACATTCCCGGCAACGAACAAGCCGATAAACTAGCAAAGGTAGCGTCCTCGCTACCAGAACCGGAAGGCGCTCAGCCGACACTAGCATACCTGCGAAAGGTGGCGAGACAGAAACCAAAAGAAGCTTTCGAAACCTAG